From Thalassococcus sp. S3, one genomic window encodes:
- a CDS encoding phytanoyl-CoA dioxygenase family protein gives MVGPEDIAHYRAHGWWLSPPVLSDDVLDTLAFGIERYRLGERDRHLAVDLGGDGETEVVAQLDYLSLQINEFLDALLSSPVGEMAAALAETESVRIFHDQVVIKPPFDPNRSAKVGWHSDRAYWSSCSSQSMITAWIPLEDVPEEKGPLAVWDASHTWPETETLHSFGDQDLQTIEARFADKGHTPQVLTLPMTRGQVSFHHCRLVHGGYPNKSSEDRIAYAIHMQDDVNHYVPPAAASGRTGHINDLLCRKTADNKPDYADPETFPQLWPV, from the coding sequence CGACGATGTGCTTGACACGCTTGCCTTCGGGATCGAACGCTATCGCCTGGGCGAGCGGGACCGGCATCTCGCTGTGGATCTGGGCGGCGATGGTGAAACCGAAGTCGTGGCGCAACTTGACTATCTTTCGCTGCAGATCAACGAATTCCTCGATGCGCTTCTGTCCTCTCCGGTCGGCGAAATGGCCGCTGCCTTGGCCGAGACCGAAAGCGTGCGCATTTTCCACGATCAGGTCGTGATCAAGCCGCCTTTCGATCCCAACCGCAGCGCAAAGGTCGGATGGCACAGCGACCGGGCCTATTGGTCGTCGTGCAGTTCACAGTCGATGATCACCGCATGGATCCCCCTTGAGGACGTGCCAGAGGAAAAGGGCCCCCTTGCGGTATGGGACGCAAGTCATACATGGCCCGAAACCGAGACGCTCCACTCTTTCGGCGATCAGGATCTGCAGACAATCGAAGCGCGTTTTGCAGACAAGGGTCACACTCCGCAGGTCCTGACACTGCCCATGACGCGCGGCCAGGTCAGCTTTCATCATTGCAGGCTGGTGCATGGTGGGTACCCAAACAAATCCTCTGAAGACCGGATCGCCTATGCGATCCACATGCAGGATGACGTCAATCATTATGTCCCACCCGCAGCGGCGTCCGGTCGAACCGGGCACATAAACGATCTGCTCTGCCGTAAGACCGCTGACAACAAACCGGATTACGCAGACCCTGAAACCTTCCCACAGCTTTGGCCCGTCTGA
- a CDS encoding MFS transporter, protein MTPHLPARKILAFPGFLTASALLRVADGIALVSLPWFTTLLTSDAALIALVLGITRVPWLILAVPAGVWIDRHPRRMLLLGSIGISIVILLILAVQASLIPENSGPAASTSAPLLGFFTLIFLGGATQVMRETVEQTVLPDIVSPKDLERANGRLHAAYLICGSILAPAVAGYLFSIDYSVPFVVQALLLTWAALLLRRIPGARSFSRAASSNFWSDMIAGLRLVAANALLGRLALILAVLNAATGLAFALLVPFVQETLSLDAWTYGLVLMIAAIGALPAGLFGHWIVRFLSARLTFMLSLGCFPIALGLLATADDLPTIIIALFIETFASVLLNMLTISWRQRMVAPEMLGRVNGAYRMIVWGGLPVGSFLAAGLIALLAPAFGTEEALRLSLAASAAVCIFVSGLAFVLMRRHAP, encoded by the coding sequence TTGACCCCTCACCTGCCCGCGCGCAAGATCCTGGCCTTTCCAGGTTTTTTGACGGCCTCGGCATTGCTGCGGGTGGCGGATGGTATCGCTCTGGTCAGCCTGCCATGGTTCACCACGCTGCTCACCTCCGACGCCGCGCTGATCGCGCTGGTTCTTGGTATCACGCGGGTTCCCTGGCTGATCCTTGCAGTGCCCGCCGGGGTCTGGATCGACCGGCACCCCCGCCGGATGCTGCTTTTGGGGTCAATCGGCATCAGCATCGTGATCCTTCTGATCCTAGCTGTGCAAGCCAGTCTGATCCCGGAAAACAGCGGCCCCGCAGCCTCGACATCGGCGCCGCTGCTCGGTTTCTTCACGCTGATTTTTCTCGGAGGCGCCACTCAGGTCATGCGCGAAACGGTGGAGCAGACCGTTCTTCCCGATATCGTTTCGCCAAAAGATCTTGAGCGTGCCAACGGGCGCCTTCATGCCGCCTATCTGATCTGCGGCTCCATCCTTGCACCGGCGGTGGCCGGTTACCTCTTCTCCATCGACTATTCCGTTCCCTTCGTGGTTCAGGCCCTGCTCCTGACATGGGCCGCGCTCTTATTGCGGCGGATCCCCGGCGCCCGCTCATTCAGCCGCGCCGCAAGCAGCAATTTCTGGTCCGACATGATCGCAGGTCTTCGGCTGGTGGCGGCCAATGCGCTTCTGGGCCGTCTTGCGCTGATCCTCGCCGTTCTGAACGCTGCGACCGGTCTTGCCTTTGCGCTACTGGTCCCCTTTGTGCAGGAAACGTTGTCGCTGGATGCCTGGACTTACGGTCTTGTGCTCATGATCGCGGCCATTGGCGCCCTTCCCGCCGGTTTGTTCGGGCATTGGATTGTCCGTTTTTTGTCGGCGCGTCTGACCTTTATGCTATCCCTTGGCTGCTTTCCGATTGCCTTGGGGTTGCTTGCGACAGCGGATGATCTGCCAACGATCATTATCGCGCTCTTTATCGAGACATTTGCCTCGGTCCTTCTCAACATGCTCACCATTTCCTGGCGCCAGCGGATGGTCGCACCAGAGATGTTGGGCCGGGTGAATGGTGCCTACCGGATGATCGTATGGGGCGGTCTGCCTGTCGGCTCGTTTCTGGCCGCTGGCCTGATCGCACTGCTCGCTCCGGCCTTTGGCACAGAAGAGGCGCTGCGGCTATCACTTGCCGCAAGCGCGGCGGTCTGCATCTTTGTCAGTGGCCTCGCTTTCGTCCTGATGCGCCGACACGCGCCATAA
- a CDS encoding Xaa-Pro peptidase family protein has protein sequence MTRFERLRARMEATGTDLVALAPGAHMRWLLGFMPHPDERACLFLVGLDKAGFVMPALNAGDVRQHTDLPFWEWHDADGPGSALETALEAVGSRPRRIALDEAMRADHALMVLDALPNVARAFGTETLGALRMVKDAEELAALKENALIADAAQTALRAAVRDGLTEDALADVAKDVFEQHGARTAFSIVGTGANSSYPHHHTGDTIVRPGQAIVVDIGGSKDGYFSDITRMACLGEPPEGYAEVHDIVDAAVKAALDAIRPGVEARTVDAAARDVITAAGYGEYFTHRTGHGLGSEVHEPPYISASNPLVLEEGMVFTIEPGIYLPGRFGIRLEEVAVVTDTGCRILSELPRTLHVA, from the coding sequence ATGACCAGATTCGAGCGTTTGCGGGCCAGAATGGAGGCGACGGGAACAGATCTGGTCGCCCTCGCGCCGGGGGCGCATATGCGCTGGCTTCTGGGGTTCATGCCGCATCCCGATGAACGGGCCTGCCTTTTTCTGGTGGGACTGGACAAGGCGGGTTTTGTGATGCCTGCGCTCAATGCCGGCGACGTACGTCAGCACACGGATTTGCCGTTTTGGGAATGGCACGATGCGGACGGTCCGGGCAGCGCCCTTGAGACCGCGTTGGAGGCCGTGGGTTCCCGCCCACGTCGGATCGCGCTGGACGAGGCCATGCGCGCCGATCACGCCTTGATGGTCCTGGACGCCCTGCCCAATGTGGCCCGAGCTTTCGGGACCGAAACGCTGGGCGCGCTGCGCATGGTGAAGGATGCAGAAGAGCTGGCCGCGCTGAAGGAAAACGCGCTCATCGCCGATGCGGCGCAAACGGCTCTCCGCGCAGCCGTTCGCGACGGATTGACTGAAGACGCGCTTGCCGATGTTGCAAAGGATGTCTTTGAACAGCACGGCGCCCGGACGGCCTTTTCCATCGTCGGTACGGGCGCTAATTCGTCTTATCCGCATCACCATACCGGCGATACCATCGTTCGTCCGGGCCAGGCCATCGTCGTCGATATCGGTGGGTCCAAGGACGGCTACTTCTCCGACATTACCAGAATGGCCTGCCTAGGGGAGCCGCCAGAGGGATATGCCGAAGTCCATGATATCGTGGACGCCGCTGTCAAAGCTGCCCTTGATGCGATCCGGCCCGGGGTCGAAGCCCGAACAGTCGATGCAGCGGCACGCGACGTGATAACAGCGGCGGGCTACGGAGAATACTTCACCCATCGCACCGGTCACGGACTTGGCAGCGAGGTGCACGAGCCGCCCTATATCTCTGCCTCCAACCCGCTGGTGCTGGAGGAGGGTATGGTCTTTACCATCGAGCCGGGCATCTACCTGCCCGGACGGTTCGGCATCCGGCTGGAAGAGGTGGCCGTGGTCACCGACACAGGCTGCCGTATCCTGTCCGAGCTGCCCCGCACCCTTCACGTCGCATGA
- a CDS encoding GAF domain-containing protein, producing the protein MSPADTFVALHRAVEAASGATLFTVTILDSERQLARRVYSSNANDYPVTGTKPVNANAWTAQVIDRGEVFVANSTAEFAPYFADHALINALGCEAAVNIPVSVDGQVVGTVNVLGARDIFTKDRVAGLNEVVTDHLRALISAFDQVSMEE; encoded by the coding sequence ATGAGCCCCGCAGATACTTTTGTTGCGCTACACCGCGCTGTGGAAGCCGCGTCCGGGGCGACGCTCTTCACGGTCACCATCCTCGACAGCGAGCGTCAGCTTGCGCGCCGGGTCTATTCATCCAACGCAAACGATTATCCGGTGACCGGCACCAAGCCCGTCAATGCGAACGCCTGGACCGCCCAAGTGATCGACAGGGGAGAGGTCTTTGTCGCCAATAGCACGGCAGAGTTTGCCCCCTATTTCGCCGATCATGCCCTGATCAATGCTTTGGGATGCGAGGCTGCGGTGAACATCCCCGTCTCGGTTGACGGCCAGGTGGTCGGCACGGTCAATGTTTTGGGCGCGCGGGACATTTTTACCAAGGATCGGGTTGCGGGGCTCAACGAGGTGGTCACTGATCACCTGAGGGCGCTTATCAGTGCCTTTGATCAAGTATCTATGGAGGAGTGA
- a CDS encoding ABC transporter substrate-binding protein: protein MTFAPTFVRALAVSMIALSTAPAIAETPKDALVVAQNIDDIVTIDPATAYEFSSGEYVTNTYDQLVQYGAKDTTTLAPGLAESWEIDAEAKTVTFTLRDGVTFHSGNPLRGEDVVGSWKRVLVLNKAPAFILGNLGWTADNIEEMVTTEGNTVTARWEGDFAPSFVLNVLASRPASVVDMETAMANEVDGEMGHAWMNQNSAGTGPFKLTRYAPGEVLMLASHSDYWDGAPSIERVLIRHVAEAATQRLLLETDDVDMAKNLTPDQIEGLSGNEGIRVETYPQTAVHWFSFNQKHEPLTNPALWEAARYLVDYEGMADSFLAGQMDVHQAFWPEGFPGALTDTPFTYDPEKAKAILAESGMELPITIELDVINAAPFTDIAASLQQTFAPAGINFEILPGTGAQVITKYRARTHQGMLLYWGPDFMDPHSNAKAFAYNADNSDDAYVSTTTWRNAWMPPEDINQKTLAALAERDPDTRNQMYVELQQAMQTEAPFVVMFQAIKQVAMADEVQGYVNGASSDYVFYRLTEKK from the coding sequence ATGACCTTCGCACCGACTTTTGTAAGAGCCCTCGCGGTCAGTATGATCGCGCTCAGCACCGCGCCCGCGATTGCGGAGACCCCGAAAGATGCGCTCGTGGTGGCTCAGAACATCGACGACATCGTCACCATCGATCCGGCGACAGCCTACGAGTTTTCGTCCGGTGAATATGTCACGAATACCTATGACCAACTCGTCCAGTACGGCGCCAAAGACACTACGACGCTCGCGCCCGGCCTGGCCGAAAGCTGGGAGATCGACGCCGAGGCGAAGACGGTCACGTTCACGCTGCGCGATGGCGTCACCTTCCACTCTGGAAACCCTTTGCGCGGTGAAGACGTTGTGGGCAGCTGGAAACGCGTTCTGGTCCTGAACAAGGCCCCGGCCTTTATCCTCGGCAATCTCGGCTGGACCGCTGACAATATCGAGGAGATGGTCACCACGGAAGGCAATACCGTGACGGCCCGCTGGGAGGGGGATTTCGCGCCTTCTTTCGTGTTGAACGTTCTGGCATCGCGCCCCGCATCCGTGGTCGACATGGAGACCGCGATGGCCAATGAGGTCGATGGCGAGATGGGCCACGCCTGGATGAACCAGAACAGCGCGGGAACAGGTCCCTTCAAACTGACCAGATACGCACCGGGCGAAGTGCTCATGCTCGCCTCCCATTCGGACTATTGGGACGGCGCGCCCTCGATTGAGCGTGTTTTGATCCGTCATGTGGCCGAAGCGGCGACCCAGCGGCTTTTGCTTGAGACGGATGATGTCGATATGGCCAAGAACCTGACCCCCGACCAGATCGAGGGTTTGTCCGGTAATGAAGGGATCCGGGTGGAGACCTATCCGCAGACCGCGGTGCACTGGTTCAGCTTCAACCAGAAGCATGAACCGCTGACCAATCCCGCGCTATGGGAAGCGGCCCGCTATCTGGTCGACTACGAAGGGATGGCGGACAGTTTCCTTGCCGGACAGATGGATGTGCATCAGGCCTTCTGGCCCGAAGGCTTCCCGGGCGCGCTGACCGACACGCCCTTCACCTATGATCCGGAAAAGGCCAAGGCGATCCTCGCGGAAAGCGGCATGGAGCTTCCGATCACCATCGAGCTTGATGTGATCAACGCGGCGCCGTTCACCGACATTGCCGCGAGCCTGCAACAGACCTTCGCGCCGGCGGGGATCAACTTTGAAATCTTGCCGGGAACGGGTGCGCAGGTGATCACCAAGTATCGCGCGCGGACCCATCAGGGCATGCTGCTTTACTGGGGCCCGGACTTCATGGATCCCCATTCGAACGCCAAGGCGTTTGCCTATAACGCCGATAATTCCGATGACGCATATGTCTCGACCACCACTTGGCGCAATGCATGGATGCCACCGGAGGACATCAACCAGAAGACGCTGGCCGCCCTGGCGGAGCGTGATCCGGACACCCGCAACCAGATGTATGTCGAGCTTCAGCAGGCCATGCAGACAGAGGCGCCCTTTGTCGTCATGTTCCAAGCCATCAAACAGGTTGCCATGGCGGACGAGGTGCAGGGCTATGTGAATGGCGCAAGCTCGGATTACGTGTTCTATCGCTTGACCGAAAAGAAGTAA
- a CDS encoding helix-turn-helix domain-containing protein has product MSQSQRQPESAQPPAFGGRIRDLRRKAGLTLQALADQAGISVGFLSQVERDLATPSLGTLASLAGALNVDIDFFVATPRPADSVTRAGERDRFALADSSLHYERISTVLPGGTLSSLIIHIPVGYASEVTAHVGEELIVVLDGTVKQTLGKATLVLHPGDSLHFMGDTPHSFANVGEGPARLLWTGTSPGLIGPSVKRLQPEPSQT; this is encoded by the coding sequence ATGTCCCAATCCCAACGACAGCCCGAGTCAGCCCAGCCGCCCGCTTTTGGGGGCCGGATCCGCGATTTGCGGCGCAAGGCGGGTTTGACCTTGCAAGCGCTGGCAGATCAGGCCGGCATCTCGGTCGGGTTCCTCAGCCAGGTGGAGCGTGACCTTGCAACGCCCAGTCTGGGCACCCTGGCCAGCCTTGCTGGGGCGCTGAATGTCGACATCGATTTCTTTGTTGCCACCCCGCGCCCGGCGGACAGCGTCACACGGGCCGGGGAACGGGACCGGTTTGCTCTGGCGGATTCGTCGCTGCATTACGAACGCATCTCGACTGTGTTGCCGGGCGGGACGTTGTCGTCCCTGATCATCCACATTCCGGTCGGCTATGCCTCGGAAGTCACCGCGCATGTCGGTGAGGAGCTGATCGTAGTGCTGGATGGCACGGTAAAGCAGACATTGGGCAAGGCGACGCTGGTGCTGCATCCCGGCGACAGCCTGCATTTCATGGGCGACACTCCGCATTCCTTCGCCAATGTCGGCGAAGGGCCGGCCCGGTTGCTTTGGACCGGAACATCGCCCGGCTTGATCGGGCCAAGCGTCAAGCGGCTGCAGCCGGAGCCGTCGCAGACATAA
- a CDS encoding ABC transporter permease: protein MTRLLPALSLILTLLLTFLGLLAITFLIGRVVPIDPVLAVVGDRASKETYDAVRAAMGLDDPLIVQFGRYVWQVLQGDLGVSVATGRAVAVDLARVFPATLEMATIGIIIGVSLGVPMGVFAAARQGSWIDQVIRVIGLAGYAIPAFWLGLVGLVLFYAQLRWVGGPGRIDLFLDGMVPVKTGLLLVDSVLDRNWEALQSALSHIVLPATILGFFALAYIARMTRSFMLEQLSQEYIITARVKGVPERLILWRHAFRPIRVQLITVIGLSYAGLLEGSVMIETVFSWPGIGNYLTTALLNADMNAVLGATLVIGTVFIAINKGSDMLYRLLDPRART from the coding sequence TTGACCCGCCTCCTGCCCGCACTCAGCCTTATTCTGACATTGCTCCTGACGTTTCTGGGGCTCTTGGCGATCACCTTCCTGATTGGCCGGGTCGTGCCGATTGACCCTGTGCTTGCCGTGGTCGGCGACCGCGCAAGCAAGGAGACCTATGACGCGGTCCGTGCCGCGATGGGGCTGGACGACCCGCTGATTGTCCAGTTCGGGCGCTATGTCTGGCAGGTTCTTCAGGGGGATCTTGGCGTATCCGTCGCCACCGGCCGGGCCGTCGCCGTGGATCTGGCGCGTGTCTTTCCCGCAACTCTGGAAATGGCGACCATCGGCATCATCATCGGCGTGTCGCTGGGCGTGCCGATGGGTGTTTTCGCGGCCGCCCGCCAGGGATCCTGGATCGATCAGGTGATCCGGGTGATCGGGCTTGCCGGATACGCCATCCCGGCATTCTGGCTGGGCCTGGTGGGGCTTGTTCTGTTCTACGCTCAGCTACGCTGGGTGGGCGGGCCGGGGCGCATTGACCTCTTTCTTGACGGGATGGTTCCGGTGAAGACCGGGCTTTTGCTGGTCGACAGCGTGCTTGATCGCAATTGGGAGGCCCTTCAAAGCGCCCTGTCCCACATCGTGCTGCCCGCGACGATCCTGGGGTTTTTCGCCCTTGCCTATATCGCGCGGATGACCCGGAGTTTCATGCTGGAACAGCTCTCGCAGGAATACATCATCACCGCACGGGTCAAAGGCGTGCCGGAGCGGCTGATCCTCTGGCGTCATGCTTTCCGGCCGATCCGGGTCCAGCTCATCACGGTGATCGGGCTCAGCTATGCCGGGCTTCTGGAAGGTTCGGTGATGATCGAGACTGTGTTCAGTTGGCCGGGCATCGGAAACTATCTGACCACCGCGTTGCTGAACGCGGACATGAACGCGGTGCTGGGCGCCACGCTTGTCATCGGCACGGTCTTCATCGCCATCAACAAGGGATCGGACATGCTTTACCGGCTGTTGGATCCGAGGGCACGCACATGA
- a CDS encoding ABC transporter permease: MISRAWLLSDDPETRLQSRLGQAWRLMRALARNGLAMVGLAIVVALLLIAAFAPWLAPYSPVEGVLANRLQPPSAEHWMGTDELGRDILSRVIHGARITLMIVLLVAVIAAPLGLLIGVVAGYFGGWIDRVLMGLTDIFLSLPRLILALAFVAALGPGIENAVIAIAITGWPIYARIARAEVLTFRNSEFLDAVRMQDASAFRIIRLHVIPLCLSSTIVRVTLDMAGIILTAAGLGFLGLGAQPPLPEWGAMISRGRAFILDQWWVATMPGFAIVIVSLGFCLLGDGLRDVLDPKGRSRG, translated from the coding sequence ATGATTTCGCGCGCGTGGCTCCTGTCGGACGATCCCGAAACCCGTCTGCAGTCTCGGTTGGGGCAAGCCTGGCGATTGATGCGGGCTCTGGCGCGCAATGGCCTCGCGATGGTCGGCCTTGCAATCGTGGTGGCGCTTCTCTTGATCGCGGCCTTCGCACCCTGGCTGGCCCCCTATTCTCCTGTCGAGGGTGTTCTCGCGAACCGCCTTCAGCCCCCATCGGCTGAGCATTGGATGGGAACGGACGAGCTTGGCCGGGATATCTTGAGCCGCGTGATCCATGGCGCGAGGATCACGTTGATGATCGTTCTTCTGGTCGCCGTCATCGCCGCGCCGCTCGGACTGCTGATCGGTGTCGTTGCTGGGTATTTCGGCGGCTGGATCGACCGCGTGCTCATGGGTCTGACCGACATCTTCCTGTCGCTGCCAAGACTGATCCTCGCACTGGCCTTCGTCGCCGCACTGGGGCCCGGCATTGAAAACGCGGTAATCGCCATCGCCATTACCGGTTGGCCGATCTACGCGCGCATCGCCCGTGCCGAGGTTCTGACGTTCCGCAATTCCGAGTTTCTGGACGCCGTGCGCATGCAGGACGCATCGGCCTTTCGCATCATAAGACTTCATGTCATCCCTCTGTGCCTGTCTTCGACCATCGTGCGCGTCACTCTCGACATGGCCGGCATTATCCTGACAGCGGCCGGGCTGGGCTTTCTTGGTCTGGGCGCGCAGCCACCCTTGCCGGAATGGGGCGCGATGATCTCGCGCGGGCGGGCCTTCATCCTTGATCAATGGTGGGTCGCCACGATGCCCGGCTTTGCCATCGTCATCGTCTCTCTGGGCTTCTGCCTTCTTGGCGACGGCTTGCGGGATGTGCTTGACCCGAAAGGCCGGAGCCGGGGATGA
- a CDS encoding ABC transporter ATP-binding protein, with amino-acid sequence MTLLHVDNLRVTFPSDHGPVEVVRGLSLTLGRERLGIVGESGSGKSMTGRAIMGLIPLPGRVTADRLEFEGTDLRTLSERDFRAMRGARMSMVLQDPKFSLNPVIPIGDQIAEALEVHGALSARQRRVRVLEVLEAVRIADPERVARLYPHEISGGMGQRVMIAMMVVLEPALMIADEPTSALDVSVRGQVLDILDDLVQRRGMGLILISHDLNTVARWCDRIIVMYQGRVVEELGAGQLEAAEHPYTRGLLSSVPRMDETRDRLPVLDRGTL; translated from the coding sequence ATGACATTGCTTCACGTCGACAATCTGCGCGTCACCTTCCCGTCCGATCATGGCCCGGTCGAGGTTGTGCGCGGTCTCTCCCTGACCCTGGGCCGGGAAAGACTGGGGATCGTGGGCGAAAGCGGTTCGGGGAAAAGCATGACGGGCCGCGCCATCATGGGGCTGATCCCACTGCCGGGCCGCGTCACGGCGGACCGCCTCGAATTCGAGGGAACCGACCTCAGAACCCTCTCTGAACGGGACTTTCGCGCAATGCGCGGGGCACGCATGTCCATGGTTCTGCAGGATCCCAAATTCAGCCTGAACCCTGTGATACCCATCGGCGACCAGATCGCCGAAGCGTTGGAAGTCCACGGCGCCCTCTCCGCCCGTCAGCGCCGGGTGCGGGTTCTTGAGGTTCTGGAGGCCGTGCGGATCGCGGATCCGGAGCGGGTCGCGCGGCTTTATCCCCACGAGATCTCCGGCGGGATGGGGCAGCGGGTGATGATCGCGATGATGGTGGTTCTTGAGCCGGCCCTCATGATCGCAGATGAACCGACCAGCGCACTGGATGTGTCGGTCCGGGGTCAGGTGCTCGACATTCTGGACGATCTGGTGCAGCGGCGCGGGATGGGTCTGATCCTGATATCGCATGACCTCAACACGGTTGCCCGCTGGTGCGACCGCATCATCGTGATGTACCAGGGCCGCGTGGTCGAGGAACTGGGCGCGGGCCAACTGGAGGCGGCGGAACATCCCTATACACGGGGCCTGCTGTCCAGCGTGCCCCGGATGGATGAAACCCGTGATCGTCTGCCGGTTCTGGATCGGGGCACGTTGTGA
- a CDS encoding ABC transporter ATP-binding protein, with product MIGVGDLTVRFGPTTVLHDVSFSVAAGESFALVGESGSGKSTILKALAGQISDWDGTLEIAGETLSPGRRARLARKVQMVFQDPYGSLHPRRSLDDTLSEPLIIHGLPDRDARVLAMLDAVGLPRRFRFRLPHQLSGGQRQRVAIARALMLGPPVLLLDEPTSALDVSVQAEILNLLKGLREERQLTFLLVTHDLPVVSFLCDRLAILKSGRIEEQAGVDALRTGRFETEYGQELIKRSRDG from the coding sequence GTGATCGGAGTAGGCGATCTGACCGTGCGTTTCGGCCCGACAACCGTATTGCACGATGTCTCCTTCTCGGTCGCGGCGGGCGAAAGCTTTGCACTCGTCGGGGAAAGCGGTTCGGGGAAATCCACGATCCTCAAGGCTCTTGCCGGACAGATCTCGGACTGGGACGGCACCCTCGAAATCGCGGGAGAAACGCTCTCTCCCGGGCGCCGTGCCCGGCTGGCTCGCAAGGTCCAGATGGTGTTCCAGGACCCTTACGGCAGCCTGCATCCACGTCGCAGCCTCGACGACACTCTGTCAGAGCCGCTGATCATTCACGGCCTGCCGGATCGCGATGCCCGTGTTCTCGCCATGTTGGACGCCGTTGGATTGCCACGGCGCTTCCGCTTTCGCCTGCCACATCAGCTTTCCGGCGGACAACGCCAGCGCGTCGCCATCGCCCGCGCGCTGATGCTTGGCCCCCCGGTCTTGCTGCTGGATGAGCCGACAAGCGCCTTGGACGTCAGCGTGCAGGCCGAGATCCTGAACCTGCTCAAGGGCCTTCGCGAAGAGAGGCAATTGACCTTCCTGCTTGTCACCCATGACCTTCCGGTTGTGAGCTTTCTCTGCGACCGGCTCGCGATTTTAAAGTCGGGCCGGATCGAGGAACAAGCCGGGGTCGACGCGTTGCGCACAGGTCGGTTCGAAACGGAATACGGTCAGGAACTCATCAAACGCTCCCGCGATGGCTGA